A single window of Nicotiana sylvestris chromosome 3, ASM39365v2, whole genome shotgun sequence DNA harbors:
- the LOC138887493 gene encoding uncharacterized protein gives MYLQFENGLQAAADEGEKKKLSQENEALKAKIRKMKIAARNPERSRADERLISSLKKKALECQDDLEKSEASLAKARAQLVEKAKGRTQFVQQLKRKYEGTITSLRKKVTTLDNEAAKQAKDFRADKEHYYDLMAHMEEEIQQLQNQHLHDSQVLEDRNQQIGRLLQEKGRIRERIRAIADYITVKCKMCEDMTRATFFAVVMTFVRQIMSDLERLQGDLAYRLAARPNDVPRAQEH, from the coding sequence ATgtaccttcagtttgaaaatggtttgcaagctgccgcagatgagggagaaaagaaaaagctatctcaagaaaatgaagccctcaaagctaaaatccggaagatgaaaatagctgctagaaacccagAAAGAAGtcgagcggatgaaaggcttataagcagtctgaaaaagaaagcccttgagtgtcaagatgacttagaaaagtctgaggccagtcTAGCAAAAGCTCGGGCTCAATTAGTAGAAAAGGCAAAAGGTCGGACACAGTTTGTGCAACAACTGAagagaaagtatgaagggacaatcaccagcctGAGAAAAAAGGTAACTACTCTTGATaatgaggcagccaagcaggcTAAAGACTTCAGAGCTGACAAGGAACActattatgatttgatggctcataTGGAGGAAGAAATacaacagttgcaaaatcaacaccttCACGACTCTCAGGTATTAGAAGACAGGAATCAGCAGATAGGGCGactgcttcaggaaaagggcaGAATCCGAGAGAGGATCAGAGCCATTGCTGACTACATTACTGTGAAGTGCAAAAtgtgtgaggacatgactcgtGCCACCTTCTTCGCTGTAGTGATGACTTTCGTtcgccagataatgagtgatttggagcggtTGCAAGGGGATCTCGCATATAGGCTCGCGGCGAGACCTAATGATGTCCCGAGGgcccaggagcattaa